The sequence CGCTGCACCTGATCGTGCGGGGCCTGGGCCTGGGCCCGGGGGATGAGGTGATCGTCCCGTCGTTCACGTTCGCCGCCAGCGTGAACGCGCTGCTGTACGAGGGCGTCACGCCGGTGTTCGCGGACATCACGCCCGACACGTTCAACCTCGACCCGGCGGACGTGCGGGCGCGCGTGACCCCCAGGACCCGCGCGGTCATGGTGGTGGACGTGTTCGGCCACCCGGCCCCCTGGGCCGAGCTGGAGCAGGTGGCCGAGGAGTTCAACCTGATGCTGCTCGATGACTGCTGCGAGGCGCTGGGCAGCGCCATCGGCGAGCGGCGGCTCGGCTCGCTGGGCCGGGCGGGAGCGTTCGCGTTCTACCCGAACAAGCAGATCACCTCGGGCGAGGGGGGCATGATCGTCACCAACGACGACCAGCTGGCCCAGGCGGCGCGCAGCATGGCCAATCAGGGTCGGCCCGCCATGGGTGCGTGGCTGGAGCACGAGCGGCTGGGCTTCAACTACCGCCTGGATGAGATGTCGGCCGCGCTGGGCGCGTCGCAGATGCAGCGGCTGCCGCAGCTGCTTGCGCGCCGGCGCGAGGTGGCGGCCCTGTACACCCGGCGGCTGGCGCCGCTGCCGAACGTGCGGGTGCCGGTCACGCGGCCCGGCGTGGTCGTCAGTCCCTTCGTGTACGTGGTGACGCTGACCGGGACCGCCCCGCACCGCGATGAGGTCATGAAGCGGCTGGCTGCGCAGGGTGTGCCCAGCCGCGGGTACTTCGCGCCGCTGCACCAGCAGCCGTACATGCAGGGGTACGCGGCCCCGGCGTGCCTGCCGGTCACCGAGGACGTCTGCGCCCGGACGATTGCCCTGCCCTTCCATCATCAGCTGGGCGAGGCGGACATCGAGCGGATCG is a genomic window of Deinococcus radiotolerans containing:
- a CDS encoding DegT/DnrJ/EryC1/StrS family aminotransferase, coding for MTYAMPLPTEPDVRLQPDLQMAAADINEDDIQAVMGVLRSGRLALGDWAGIFEQRVAEFVGVRHAICVNSGTAALHLIVRGLGLGPGDEVIVPSFTFAASVNALLYEGVTPVFADITPDTFNLDPADVRARVTPRTRAVMVVDVFGHPAPWAELEQVAEEFNLMLLDDCCEALGSAIGERRLGSLGRAGAFAFYPNKQITSGEGGMIVTNDDQLAQAARSMANQGRPAMGAWLEHERLGFNYRLDEMSAALGASQMQRLPQLLARRREVAALYTRRLAPLPNVRVPVTRPGVVVSPFVYVVTLTGTAPHRDEVMKRLAAQGVPSRGYFAPLHQQPYMQGYAAPACLPVTEDVCARTIALPFHHQLGEADIERIAQALQVAVAVS